In Methylomarinum sp. Ch1-1, the following proteins share a genomic window:
- a CDS encoding HNH endonuclease gives MTPSADQQLKFLHLQNIGGAQIPFLYQYPHPRGKLILHDGVASMLRTFHPLIQQLSRAGWIAHVRKNKRNAEIIGQVDELEMFMFGSSRASLNQAAYVLRKLQSDKCFYCSSNLPKEADVDHFIPWSKYPRDLAHNFVLAHASCNRKKSDMLAAQHHLENWLSRNQRYGTDLKLRTDGVLS, from the coding sequence ATGACTCCCAGCGCTGATCAGCAGCTTAAATTTCTTCATTTGCAGAACATCGGTGGAGCTCAGATTCCCTTTCTTTACCAATACCCACACCCTCGTGGAAAACTGATTCTTCACGATGGCGTAGCCAGTATGCTAAGAACATTCCACCCATTGATACAACAACTATCACGAGCGGGATGGATTGCACATGTCCGGAAAAACAAGCGCAATGCTGAAATCATTGGTCAAGTAGATGAGTTGGAAATGTTTATGTTTGGCTCTTCTCGAGCGTCATTGAATCAGGCCGCCTATGTATTGCGTAAGTTACAGTCTGATAAATGCTTCTATTGCTCGTCAAATTTACCAAAAGAAGCCGACGTCGATCATTTTATTCCTTGGTCGAAATATCCTAGAGACCTAGCCCATAATTTTGTTTTGGCACACGCCTCCTGTAATCGGAAAAAATCCGATATGCTGGCTGCTCAGCATCATTTGGAAAACTGGCTATCGAGAAATCAACGATACGGTACAGACCTTAAGTTACGAACTGACGGGGTTCTTAGCTGA
- a CDS encoding HIT family protein translates to MNCPFCTLPKERIVLSNSFGLVIRDGYPISPGHTLVIPHRHIGSFFELEPDERDSLFLLLEESKRGLDKEFQPDGYNIGINDGPSAGQTVPHLHIHLIPRYKYDQEDPRDGVRWIIPEKAKYWTS, encoded by the coding sequence ATGAACTGTCCCTTTTGTACGCTACCAAAAGAACGAATCGTCCTTTCTAATAGCTTTGGTTTAGTGATACGCGATGGCTATCCAATTTCGCCAGGACATACCCTTGTTATTCCTCATCGACATATCGGATCATTTTTCGAACTCGAGCCTGATGAACGGGACTCGCTATTTTTACTGCTTGAAGAGTCAAAGCGCGGTTTAGATAAGGAATTCCAGCCCGATGGTTACAATATAGGAATCAATGATGGCCCCTCTGCAGGCCAAACTGTCCCTCATCTTCATATCCATCTCATCCCCCGATATAAATACGATCAAGAAGACCCTCGTGATGGTGTTCGCTGGATTATTCCGGAGAAAGCAAAGTATTGGACTTCATGA